The following coding sequences lie in one Pseudomonas monsensis genomic window:
- a CDS encoding OprD family porin — protein sequence MRYPVRYTPLFIAIAATIVPAAQADEAAKAGFVEGASLNLNARNYYMNRNRLQQTDDNIEWGQGFLGIFQSGYTEGTIGFGIDAHAMLGLKLDGGGGTDGSSILPVSDGNGKAPGAFSTAGGTLKMRAFDTELKAGDLFLTNPVIAGGDSRMLPQTFRGVSLTNHSFDGWMFEGGQASFTKPYNQSGRQRIGTSYGQLAEGDESRHLNWAGVSWSGVEGLTSNLYVAELKDIWNQYYYDLDYTWTLNDLVSLNPGLHFYHTQDTGDALLGDIDNNTYSLHFTVGIGSHSVTAAYQRVNGNTPFDYISQGDSVYLDNSQQYSDFNGPNERSWKLKYAYDFAGLGMPGLTSAVSYSRGTVDLTKVDPASKGYASWYSADGRNARHWERDIDLKYLVQSGQAKDLAIRLQWATNRGGNGYGAIDTDTDEYRVIIDYPINVF from the coding sequence GTGCGTTACCCAGTCCGCTATACCCCGTTATTCATTGCAATCGCCGCAACGATTGTTCCCGCCGCCCAGGCCGACGAAGCGGCCAAAGCAGGTTTCGTTGAAGGCGCGAGCCTCAACCTCAACGCCCGTAACTACTACATGAATCGCAACCGTCTGCAGCAGACGGACGACAACATCGAGTGGGGCCAGGGGTTTCTCGGGATCTTCCAGTCGGGTTACACCGAAGGCACCATCGGCTTCGGCATCGACGCGCACGCCATGCTCGGGCTGAAGCTCGATGGCGGTGGCGGCACGGATGGTTCGAGCATCCTCCCGGTGAGCGATGGCAACGGCAAGGCACCGGGCGCATTCTCGACTGCCGGCGGCACCCTGAAAATGCGTGCGTTCGATACCGAGTTGAAGGCCGGCGACCTGTTCCTCACCAACCCGGTGATCGCTGGTGGTGACAGCCGTATGCTGCCGCAGACCTTCCGTGGCGTCAGCCTGACCAACCACAGCTTCGACGGCTGGATGTTCGAGGGTGGCCAGGCCAGTTTCACCAAGCCTTACAACCAGAGCGGTCGCCAGCGCATCGGCACCTCGTACGGCCAACTCGCCGAGGGCGACGAGAGCCGCCATCTGAACTGGGCCGGGGTTTCCTGGAGCGGCGTCGAAGGCCTGACCAGCAATCTGTACGTCGCCGAGCTGAAGGACATCTGGAACCAGTACTACTACGACCTCGACTACACCTGGACGCTTAACGATCTGGTCAGCCTCAACCCGGGCCTGCACTTCTATCACACGCAGGACACCGGCGACGCATTGCTGGGTGACATCGACAACAACACCTACAGCCTGCATTTCACCGTCGGCATCGGCAGCCACAGCGTCACGGCCGCGTACCAACGGGTCAACGGCAACACGCCGTTCGACTACATCAGCCAGGGTGACAGCGTTTACCTCGACAACTCCCAGCAGTACTCGGACTTCAATGGCCCGAACGAGCGCTCGTGGAAGCTCAAGTACGCGTATGACTTCGCCGGTCTCGGCATGCCGGGCCTGACCTCGGCGGTGTCCTACTCGCGCGGTACCGTTGACCTGACCAAGGTCGACCCGGCCAGCAAAGGTTACGCCTCGTGGTACAGCGCCGACGGTCGCAACGCCAGGCACTGGGAGCGCGACATCGACCTGAAATACTTGGTGCAGAGCGGCCAGGCCAAAGACCTCGCGATACGCCTGCAATGGGCGACCAACCGTGGCGGCAACGGCTACGGCGCGATCGACACTGACACAGATGAATACCGTGTCATCATCGACTACCCGATCAACGTCTTCTAA
- the ftsA gene encoding cell division protein FtsA — protein sequence MANVQSGKMIVGLDIGTSKVVALVGEVADDGTLEIVGIGTHPSRGLKKGVVVNIESTVQSIQRAIEEAQLMAGCRIHSAFVGVAGNHIRSLNSHGIVAIRDREVSSADLERVLDAAQAVAIPADQRVLHTLPQDYVIDNQEGVREPLGMSGVRLEAKVHVVTCAVNAAQNIEKCVRRCGLEIDDIILEQLASAYSVLTDDEKELGVCLVDIGGGTTDIAIFTEGAIRHTAVIPIAGDQVTNDIAMALRTPTQYAEEIKIRYACALAKLAGAGETIKVPSVGDRPPRELSRQALAEVVEPRYDELFTLIQAELRRSGYEDLIPAGIVLTGGTSKMEGATELAEEIFHMPVRLGVPHGVKGLDDVVRNPIYSTGVGLLMYGLQKQSDGVSFSGIGSRDSYSNEEPQAPLLDRLKKWVQGNF from the coding sequence ATGGCAAACGTGCAAAGCGGCAAAATGATCGTCGGTCTGGATATCGGCACCTCCAAAGTGGTGGCGCTGGTAGGCGAGGTCGCGGACGACGGCACGCTGGAAATCGTCGGTATCGGTACTCACCCGTCCCGCGGCCTGAAGAAGGGCGTGGTGGTGAATATCGAGTCCACCGTGCAATCGATCCAGCGCGCGATCGAAGAAGCCCAACTGATGGCGGGCTGCCGCATTCACTCGGCGTTCGTCGGCGTGGCGGGCAATCACATTCGCAGCCTGAACTCCCACGGCATCGTCGCGATTCGTGATCGCGAAGTGAGCTCCGCTGACCTCGAGCGTGTACTCGACGCCGCCCAGGCCGTGGCGATCCCGGCTGACCAGCGCGTGCTGCACACCCTGCCGCAGGATTACGTGATCGACAACCAGGAAGGCGTCCGCGAGCCTCTGGGCATGTCCGGCGTCCGTCTGGAAGCCAAGGTTCACGTGGTCACCTGCGCCGTCAACGCCGCACAGAACATTGAAAAATGCGTGCGTCGCTGCGGTCTGGAAATCGACGACATCATTCTCGAGCAACTGGCCTCGGCCTACTCGGTGCTGACTGACGACGAAAAAGAGCTGGGCGTGTGCCTGGTCGACATCGGCGGCGGCACCACCGACATCGCGATCTTCACCGAAGGCGCGATCCGCCACACCGCAGTGATCCCGATTGCCGGTGATCAAGTGACCAACGACATCGCCATGGCGTTGCGCACCCCGACCCAGTACGCCGAAGAAATCAAGATCCGCTACGCCTGCGCCCTGGCCAAACTGGCCGGTGCCGGTGAAACCATCAAGGTGCCGAGCGTCGGCGACCGTCCACCGCGTGAACTGTCGCGTCAGGCTCTGGCCGAAGTGGTCGAGCCGCGTTACGACGAACTGTTCACCCTGATCCAGGCCGAGCTGCGTCGCAGCGGCTACGAAGACCTGATCCCGGCGGGCATCGTCCTGACCGGCGGTACGTCGAAGATGGAAGGCGCCACCGAACTGGCCGAAGAAATCTTCCACATGCCGGTCCGCCTCGGCGTGCCGCATGGCGTCAAGGGCCTGGATGACGTGGTGCGCAACCCGATTTATTCCACTGGCGTGGGTTTGTTGATGTACGGCCTGCAGAAGCAGTCCGACGGGGTTTCGTTCTCCGGCATCGGCAGCCGCGACAGCTACAGCAACGAAGAGCCACAGGCGCCGTTGCTGGACCGATTGAAGAAGTGGGTTCAAGGCAACTTTTAG
- a CDS encoding heavy metal sensor histidine kinase, with protein MSSNSIALRLSGMFTLVALLVFLLIGGALYQQVDKGLGLLPEAELDARYSVLESALNRYGTPEHWVKINAKLKLLGEEDKRIRFWVVSGDPGYEYGQPDALIRAFAKGPTGMHDLQLPDHPYPLKVLLTELPAKDQRPPLRFMIGIDTETFHETQHNLLIALIGLAIAGVLMASALGYWVAHIGLKPLIKLSQEAQRLAPPLRAGRLRMSPLPPELEQFVDSFNSTLERVEQAYSRLESFNADVAHELRSPLTNLIGQTQVALTRGRSAEHYFEVLQSNLEELERLRSIINDMLFLASADQGSKATRLTEASLADEVATTLEYLDFILEDAQVQVHVSGDAQVRIEIAHLRRALINLLSNAVQHTGPGQVIEVHIEVEEHQVSIGVANPGSPIASEHLPRLFERFYRVDASRSNSGNNHGLGLAIVKAIALMHGGDVFVRSDRGMNTFGIYLPV; from the coding sequence GTGTCCAGTAACTCGATTGCCCTGCGTTTAAGCGGCATGTTTACGCTGGTGGCGCTGCTGGTGTTTCTGTTGATCGGCGGCGCGTTGTATCAGCAGGTCGACAAGGGCCTCGGCCTGCTGCCGGAAGCCGAACTGGACGCACGTTACAGCGTGCTCGAGTCGGCGCTCAATCGCTACGGCACGCCGGAACACTGGGTGAAGATCAACGCCAAGCTGAAGCTGCTGGGCGAAGAGGACAAACGCATTCGGTTCTGGGTGGTGAGTGGTGATCCGGGCTACGAATATGGTCAGCCGGATGCGCTGATCCGCGCCTTCGCCAAAGGCCCGACGGGCATGCATGACCTGCAGTTGCCCGATCATCCCTATCCGCTGAAAGTGCTGCTCACCGAACTGCCGGCCAAGGATCAGCGTCCGCCGCTGCGCTTCATGATCGGCATCGACACCGAGACCTTCCACGAGACCCAGCACAACCTGCTGATCGCCCTGATCGGCCTGGCGATTGCCGGGGTGTTGATGGCTTCCGCGCTGGGTTACTGGGTGGCGCACATCGGCCTCAAACCGCTGATCAAACTGTCTCAGGAGGCGCAACGACTGGCGCCGCCACTGCGGGCCGGGCGCTTGCGGATGTCGCCGTTGCCGCCGGAGCTTGAGCAGTTTGTCGACTCGTTCAACTCGACGCTGGAACGGGTCGAACAAGCCTATTCGCGGCTGGAATCGTTCAACGCCGACGTGGCCCATGAACTGCGCTCACCGCTGACCAACCTGATCGGCCAGACCCAGGTCGCACTGACCCGCGGGCGCTCTGCCGAGCATTATTTCGAGGTGCTGCAATCCAATCTTGAAGAGCTGGAACGGCTGCGCTCGATCATCAACGACATGCTGTTTCTGGCCAGCGCCGACCAGGGCAGCAAGGCGACCAGGCTCACCGAAGCTTCGCTGGCCGATGAAGTGGCGACCACGCTGGAGTACCTGGATTTCATCCTCGAAGACGCGCAAGTACAGGTACACGTGAGTGGCGATGCGCAGGTGCGGATCGAGATCGCGCATTTGCGTCGGGCGTTGATCAATCTGTTGAGCAACGCGGTGCAGCACACCGGGCCGGGCCAGGTGATCGAAGTGCACATCGAGGTGGAAGAGCACCAGGTGAGCATCGGCGTGGCCAACCCCGGATCGCCGATTGCCAGCGAGCATTTGCCGCGCCTGTTCGAGCGCTTCTATCGAGTGGATGCGTCGCGCAGCAACAGCGGCAACAACCATGGTTTGGGGCTGGCGATCGTCAAGGCGATTGCGCTGATGCATGGCGGGGATGTGTTTGTGCGCAGCGATCGAGGGATGAATACCTTCGGGATTTATCTGCCGGTCTGA
- a CDS encoding sensor domain-containing diguanylate cyclase, whose translation MIANRTSPAGKTGRPELLLICGSSLTVIAILCIVTFLLIREHASAQETATRSATTIAQLIDADVLRTVELYDLTLQGLIAAAQRDDLHDVTPQIRHLALFDRSTTARFKGDILLLDKHGDVVADSSRIVPKPGNFADREYFLAHALNRDTGMFISRPFKTRCDCDEANQWRISFSRRISSDTGEFVGVAVASMKLDYFDQLFNSLDIGKDSTLNIINSDGVLLAQKPYLQSDSIGKSFGNRPNVMRILGDKDGNGSFTSTSSMDHQQRLYTYSRVGNLPLTVMVALSSDEVFGTWRRTAILISGATGVLCAGLLWLTWLLARELRLRQRAERELAQLAATDALTGVANRRMLDQSLRHEWFRAQRSGQPLSVMMIDADHFKAFNDRHGHQAGDRALKTLAKVITENVRRPADLVARYGGEEFSVILAETDGHGAQQIAEHIRQAVEQLPLVDGAEWPMTVSIGIATWTAAKEMTLEQLLFAADKALYQAKEGGRNRVVVAT comes from the coding sequence ATGATCGCGAACCGTACCTCACCTGCGGGCAAGACCGGACGCCCCGAATTGCTGCTGATCTGCGGCAGTTCGCTGACGGTGATCGCGATTCTGTGCATCGTCACTTTTCTACTGATTCGCGAGCACGCCAGCGCTCAGGAAACGGCCACCCGCAGCGCTACCACCATCGCGCAGTTGATCGACGCCGACGTGCTGCGCACGGTCGAACTGTACGACCTGACCCTGCAAGGCCTGATCGCCGCCGCCCAACGCGATGACTTGCACGACGTCACCCCGCAGATCCGCCATCTGGCGCTGTTCGACCGCTCCACGACGGCCCGCTTCAAGGGCGACATCCTGTTGCTCGACAAGCACGGCGATGTGGTCGCCGACTCTTCACGGATAGTGCCCAAGCCGGGCAACTTTGCCGACCGCGAGTACTTCCTCGCCCATGCCTTAAACCGCGACACCGGTATGTTCATCAGTCGTCCATTCAAAACCCGCTGCGATTGCGACGAGGCCAACCAGTGGCGCATCAGCTTCAGCCGGCGGATCTCCTCGGACACCGGCGAGTTCGTCGGCGTGGCGGTGGCGTCGATGAAGCTCGACTACTTCGATCAGTTGTTCAACAGCCTCGACATCGGCAAAGACAGCACGCTGAACATCATCAACAGCGACGGCGTCCTGTTGGCGCAGAAGCCGTATCTGCAAAGCGACTCCATCGGCAAAAGTTTCGGCAACCGACCAAACGTGATGCGGATACTGGGCGACAAGGACGGCAATGGCAGTTTCACCAGCACCTCGAGCATGGACCATCAGCAACGCCTCTACACCTATTCGCGGGTCGGCAATCTGCCCCTGACGGTGATGGTCGCGCTGTCCAGCGATGAAGTGTTCGGCACCTGGCGCCGTACCGCGATACTGATCAGTGGTGCCACCGGCGTGCTCTGCGCCGGATTACTCTGGTTGACCTGGCTGCTCGCCCGGGAGCTGCGTTTGCGCCAGCGCGCCGAGCGCGAGCTGGCGCAACTGGCCGCGACCGATGCACTGACCGGCGTGGCCAACCGGCGCATGCTCGATCAGTCGTTGCGCCACGAGTGGTTCCGCGCCCAGCGTTCAGGCCAGCCGTTGTCGGTGATGATGATCGATGCCGATCACTTCAAGGCGTTCAATGACCGGCATGGCCATCAGGCCGGCGACCGGGCGCTGAAGACGCTGGCCAAGGTCATCACCGAAAATGTGCGGCGACCGGCGGATCTGGTGGCGCGCTATGGCGGCGAGGAGTTTTCGGTGATTCTGGCCGAGACCGATGGCCATGGCGCACAGCAGATTGCCGAGCATATTCGTCAGGCGGTGGAGCAGTTGCCGTTGGTCGACGGCGCGGAGTGGCCGATGACCGTGAGCATTGGCATCGCGACGTGGACGGCGGCGAAGGAAATGACGCTGGAGCAGCTGTTGTTTGCGGCGGACAAGGCGCTGTATCAGGCCAAGGAAGGTGGGCGCAATCGGGTGGTGGTGGCTACCTGA
- a CDS encoding heavy metal response regulator transcription factor produces the protein MRVLIIEDEEKTADYLHRGLTEQGYTVDLARDGVEGLHLALEGDYAVIVLDVMLPGLDGFGVLRALRARKQTPVIMLTARERVEDRIKGLRDGADDYLGKPFSFLELVARLQALTRRSGGHEPVQVSIADLWIDLISRKATRAGTRLDLTAKEFSLLSVLARRQGEILSKTAIAEMVWDINFDSDANVVEVAIKRLRAKLDGPFDEKLLHTIRGMGYVLESRGVQ, from the coding sequence ATGCGCGTTCTGATTATCGAAGACGAGGAAAAAACCGCGGATTATCTGCACCGCGGTCTGACGGAACAGGGTTACACCGTGGATCTGGCCCGCGACGGCGTCGAAGGCCTGCACCTGGCGCTGGAAGGCGACTACGCGGTGATTGTCCTCGACGTGATGTTGCCGGGCCTGGATGGCTTCGGTGTGCTGCGCGCGTTGCGGGCGCGCAAGCAGACGCCAGTGATCATGCTCACCGCCCGCGAACGGGTCGAAGACCGGATCAAAGGCCTGCGCGACGGCGCCGACGATTACCTCGGCAAGCCGTTTTCCTTCCTCGAACTGGTGGCGCGCCTGCAAGCGCTGACCCGGCGCAGCGGCGGCCATGAACCGGTGCAGGTGAGCATCGCCGACCTGTGGATAGATTTGATCAGCCGCAAGGCCACTCGGGCCGGTACCCGACTGGATCTGACCGCCAAAGAGTTCTCGCTGTTGAGCGTCCTCGCCCGCCGCCAGGGTGAAATCCTCTCGAAAACCGCGATTGCCGAGATGGTCTGGGATATCAATTTCGACAGCGATGCCAACGTCGTCGAAGTCGCGATCAAACGCCTGCGCGCCAAGCTCGACGGGCCGTTCGACGAGAAACTGCTGCACACCATTCGCGGCATGGGTTATGTGCTGGAGAGCCGCGGTGTCCAGTAA
- a CDS encoding cell division protein FtsQ/DivIB: MQGAQLRHQSPAPGRKPVPRGASRMVAKEPMSARLPKANFGFLKSLFWPVLLVVLGFGTYEGAQRLLPYADRPITKIAVQGDLSYISQQAVQQRIAPYVASSFFTIDLAGMRTELEQMPWIAHAEVRRVWPDQVVIRLEEQLPVARWGDESLLNNQGQAFTPKELANYEHLPQLFGPQRAQQQVMQQYQVLSQMLRPLGFSIARLELRERGSWFLTTGAGSSGPGIELLLGRGNLVEKMRRFIAIYDKTLKDQITNIARIDLRYANGLAVGWREPVAPTTAQPAVAKN, translated from the coding sequence ATGCAAGGCGCTCAGCTCAGACATCAGTCACCCGCACCCGGCCGTAAGCCGGTGCCGCGGGGTGCCAGCCGAATGGTGGCCAAAGAGCCGATGTCTGCGCGCCTGCCGAAAGCCAACTTCGGTTTTCTGAAAAGCCTGTTCTGGCCAGTGCTGCTGGTGGTCCTGGGGTTTGGCACTTACGAAGGCGCGCAGCGGTTACTGCCGTACGCCGACCGGCCAATCACCAAGATCGCCGTGCAGGGCGACCTGAGCTACATCAGCCAGCAAGCGGTGCAGCAGCGAATCGCCCCGTACGTGGCGTCGAGCTTCTTCACCATCGACCTGGCCGGTATGCGCACCGAGCTTGAGCAAATGCCGTGGATTGCCCACGCCGAAGTGCGCCGGGTATGGCCCGATCAGGTGGTGATCCGCCTCGAAGAGCAACTGCCCGTGGCCCGTTGGGGCGACGAGTCGCTGCTGAACAATCAGGGCCAGGCGTTTACGCCCAAGGAACTGGCGAACTACGAACACCTGCCACAGCTGTTCGGTCCACAACGGGCCCAGCAGCAAGTGATGCAGCAATACCAGGTGCTGAGCCAGATGCTGCGGCCGTTGGGCTTCTCGATTGCACGCCTGGAACTGCGTGAACGCGGGAGTTGGTTCCTGACCACCGGTGCCGGCAGTTCCGGCCCCGGCATCGAGTTGCTGCTGGGACGCGGCAACCTGGTGGAAAAGATGCGCCGCTTCATTGCCATCTATGACAAGACGCTTAAAGACCAGATTACGAACATTGCGCGCATCGATCTGCGCTACGCCAACGGCCTCGCCGTTGGCTGGCGGGAACCTGTAGCGCCGACGACAGCCCAACCCGCTGTCGCAAAGAATTAA
- the lpxC gene encoding UDP-3-O-acyl-N-acetylglucosamine deacetylase, translating to MIKQRTLKNIIRATGVGLHSGEKVYLTLKPAPVDTGIVFCRADLDPVVQIPARAENVGETTMSTTLINGDVKVDTVEHLLSAMAGLGIDNAYVELSASEVPIMDGSAGPFVFLIQSAGLEEQDAAKKFIRILREVTVEDGDKRATFVPFEGFKVSFEIDFDHPVFRDRTQSASVDFSSTSFVKEVSRARTFGFMSDIEYLRKHNLALGGSVENAIVVDADGVLNEDGLRYEDEFVKHKILDAIGDLYLLGNSLIGEFKGFKSGHALNNQLLRKLIEQTDAWEVVTFEDASTAPISYMRPVAAV from the coding sequence ATGATTAAACAACGCACACTGAAAAATATTATCCGTGCCACAGGTGTAGGCCTGCACTCCGGTGAGAAGGTCTATCTGACCCTCAAGCCTGCGCCTGTCGACACTGGCATTGTGTTTTGTCGCGCTGACCTCGACCCTGTGGTGCAGATTCCTGCCCGCGCGGAAAACGTCGGTGAAACCACTATGTCGACGACGCTGATTAACGGCGACGTCAAAGTGGACACGGTAGAGCACTTGCTCTCGGCCATGGCTGGCCTGGGCATCGATAACGCCTACGTCGAGCTCTCCGCGTCCGAAGTCCCGATCATGGATGGCAGCGCTGGACCTTTCGTATTCCTGATTCAATCGGCTGGCCTGGAAGAACAGGACGCCGCCAAGAAATTCATCCGCATCCTGCGTGAAGTGACAGTGGAAGACGGCGACAAGCGCGCCACTTTCGTCCCTTTCGAAGGGTTCAAGGTGAGCTTCGAGATCGATTTCGATCACCCGGTATTCCGGGACCGCACCCAAAGTGCAAGCGTGGATTTTTCCAGCACTTCGTTCGTAAAAGAAGTCAGCCGCGCCCGTACCTTTGGTTTCATGAGTGATATCGAGTACCTGCGCAAGCACAACCTCGCACTCGGCGGCAGCGTTGAAAACGCAATCGTGGTCGATGCCGATGGCGTACTGAACGAAGACGGTCTTCGCTATGAAGACGAATTCGTGAAGCACAAGATCCTCGATGCCATTGGCGATCTGTACCTGCTGGGTAACAGCCTGATTGGTGAGTTCAAAGGCTTCAAGTCCGGTCATGCACTGAACAACCAGTTGCTGCGCAAGTTGATTGAGCAGACAGATGCTTGGGAAGTGGTGACGTTCGAAGACGCCAGTACCGCACCGATCTCTTACATGCGCCCGGTTGCGGCAGTGTAA
- a CDS encoding D-alanine--D-alanine ligase, whose protein sequence is MTAAYANLFSTIAPKDFGRVAVLFGGLSAEREVSLKSGNAVLEALQSAGVDAFGIDVGADILQRLLSEKIDRAFIILHGRGGEDGTMQGLLEVAGIPYTGSGILASALAMDKLRTKQVWHSLGIPTPRHAVLCSEADCISAATELGFPLIVKPAHEGSSIGMAKVSSASELIDAWKAASTYDSQVLVEQWIQGPEFTIATLRDQVLPPIALGTPHTFYDYDAKYIANDTQYRIPCGLDAAKEKELMDLTAKACEALGIAGWGRADVMQDADGQFWFLEVNTAPGMTDHSLVPMAARAAGLDFQQLVLAILAASVEDARG, encoded by the coding sequence ATGACTGCTGCCTACGCCAACCTGTTCTCCACTATCGCGCCGAAAGACTTCGGCCGTGTCGCCGTGCTGTTCGGTGGCCTGAGTGCCGAGCGTGAGGTTTCGCTGAAGTCCGGTAATGCTGTGCTCGAAGCGCTGCAGAGCGCCGGGGTGGACGCGTTCGGCATCGACGTTGGCGCCGACATTCTGCAACGTCTGCTCAGCGAAAAGATCGACCGCGCCTTCATCATTCTTCACGGCCGTGGCGGTGAAGATGGAACGATGCAGGGCCTGCTCGAAGTGGCGGGAATTCCGTACACCGGCAGCGGCATTCTGGCCTCGGCCCTGGCGATGGACAAACTGCGCACCAAGCAGGTCTGGCATAGCCTCGGGATTCCGACGCCGCGTCACGCCGTGCTGTGCAGCGAAGCCGATTGTATTTCGGCGGCGACGGAACTGGGCTTCCCTTTGATCGTCAAACCGGCGCATGAAGGTTCAAGTATCGGGATGGCCAAAGTGAGTTCTGCGTCCGAGTTGATCGACGCATGGAAAGCGGCCAGTACCTACGATTCGCAAGTCTTGGTCGAACAATGGATTCAAGGTCCGGAGTTCACCATCGCCACCCTGCGTGACCAGGTGTTGCCTCCTATTGCCCTGGGTACACCGCACACGTTCTACGACTACGACGCCAAGTACATCGCCAACGATACCCAGTACCGCATTCCGTGCGGGCTGGATGCCGCCAAGGAAAAGGAACTCATGGATCTCACGGCCAAGGCCTGTGAGGCGCTGGGTATTGCCGGTTGGGGCAGGGCGGACGTGATGCAGGACGCCGACGGGCAGTTCTGGTTTCTCGAAGTGAACACCGCTCCGGGCATGACCGACCACAGTCTGGTGCCGATGGCTGCCCGTGCGGCCGGTCTGGATTTCCAGCAACTGGTTCTGGCCATTCTGGCCGCCAGTGTTGAAGACGCTAGAGGTTAA
- the ftsZ gene encoding cell division protein FtsZ, which produces MFELVDNIPASPVIKVIGVGGGGGNAVNHMVKSNIEGVEFICANTDAQALKNIGARTILQLGTGVTKGLGAGANPEVGRQAALEDRERIAEVLQGTNMVFITTGMGGGTGTGAAPIIAEVAKEMGILTVAVVTRPFPFEGRKRMQIADEGIRMLSESVDSLITIPNEKLLTILGKDASLLSAFAKADDVLAGAVRGISDIIKRPGMINVDFADVRTVMSEMGMAMMGTGCASGPNRAREATEAAIRNPLLEDVNLQGARGILVNITAGPDLSLGEYSDVGSIIEAFASEHAMVKVGTVIDPDMRDELHVTVVATGLGAKIEKPVKVIDNTVHTSMAAAQVQQPAPTRQEAPAVNYRDLDRPTVMRNQAQAGAAAAAKMNPQDDLDYLDIPAFLRRQAD; this is translated from the coding sequence ATGTTCGAACTCGTAGACAACATCCCCGCAAGCCCGGTAATCAAAGTTATCGGTGTTGGCGGTGGCGGCGGCAACGCTGTCAACCACATGGTCAAGAGCAACATCGAAGGCGTTGAGTTCATCTGCGCCAACACCGATGCTCAAGCGCTGAAAAACATCGGCGCGCGGACCATCCTGCAACTGGGCACCGGCGTGACCAAAGGTCTGGGCGCTGGCGCCAACCCTGAAGTAGGTCGTCAGGCCGCTCTGGAAGACCGTGAGCGCATTGCCGAAGTCCTGCAGGGCACCAACATGGTGTTCATCACCACCGGCATGGGTGGCGGTACCGGTACCGGTGCTGCGCCGATCATCGCCGAAGTGGCCAAGGAAATGGGCATTCTGACCGTTGCTGTCGTAACGCGTCCGTTCCCGTTCGAAGGCCGCAAGCGTATGCAGATCGCCGATGAAGGCATCCGCATGCTCTCCGAAAGCGTCGACTCGTTGATCACCATTCCCAACGAGAAGCTGCTGACCATCCTCGGTAAAGACGCAAGCCTGCTGTCGGCTTTCGCCAAGGCAGACGATGTACTGGCCGGTGCCGTTCGCGGTATCTCCGACATCATCAAGCGTCCGGGCATGATCAACGTCGACTTCGCCGACGTGCGTACCGTGATGAGCGAAATGGGCATGGCGATGATGGGCACTGGCTGCGCCAGCGGTCCGAACCGTGCACGTGAAGCCACTGAAGCGGCGATCCGCAACCCGCTGCTGGAAGACGTGAACCTGCAAGGCGCGCGCGGCATCCTGGTGAACATCACCGCCGGTCCTGACCTGTCCCTGGGTGAGTACTCCGACGTGGGTAGCATCATCGAAGCCTTCGCTTCTGAGCACGCGATGGTCAAGGTCGGTACCGTGATCGATCCGGACATGCGCGACGAACTGCACGTTACCGTGGTTGCCACCGGTCTGGGCGCGAAAATCGAGAAGCCTGTGAAGGTCATCGACAACACCGTTCACACTTCGATGGCGGCTGCTCAGGTGCAACAACCGGCTCCGACCCGTCAGGAAGCACCCGCGGTGAACTACCGTGATCTGGACCGTCCGACCGTCATGCGCAACCAGGCTCAGGCCGGTGCTGCGGCTGCCGCGAAGATGAATCCGCAAGATGACCTGGACTACCTGGACATCCCGGCTTTCCTGCGTCGTCAGGCTGATTGA